Proteins from a genomic interval of Methanoplanus endosymbiosus:
- a CDS encoding DUF7289 family protein, whose protein sequence is MVLSIGGLCVLIQNSIAKRDDSAVSESIGFIIMFSIVITGIAMVTFYGYPLLIKTQVGSDEKSMEQTMITIQNDMKILTFSNVPYRDLSVMVSGGTLETINSSESVQYFDIGYTLSDGSPQSKTFYPGELRYSSSEGEAVMSIENGAFVRRQKFTEGSVMAANPRWFMDDDTGTLVINLISVESTVKQYLSGIGDLQMSMLSPPETTINDCDQTADVTIKYVPDPDDDYSAAWDNFFSGDSVKSGGLTPLGTPGEFTLQNVNKIVIKEYKIKIENM, encoded by the coding sequence ATGGTGTTAAGTATTGGGGGACTCTGTGTTCTAATCCAGAATTCCATAGCGAAAAGGGATGACAGTGCTGTTTCGGAATCTATAGGGTTTATAATTATGTTCTCAATTGTCATTACCGGAATTGCAATGGTGACATTTTATGGCTATCCGCTTTTGATTAAGACTCAGGTTGGTTCTGATGAGAAGAGTATGGAGCAGACAATGATAACCATTCAGAATGATATGAAAATTCTGACATTCAGCAATGTTCCGTATCGTGATCTCTCCGTTATGGTTTCCGGAGGTACTCTTGAGACTATTAACTCCTCTGAGAGTGTACAGTATTTTGACATTGGATATACCCTGTCTGACGGTTCGCCTCAGTCTAAGACTTTTTACCCCGGAGAACTGAGGTATTCTTCTTCAGAAGGTGAGGCTGTTATGTCAATTGAGAACGGTGCGTTTGTCAGAAGGCAGAAGTTTACTGAAGGTTCTGTTATGGCTGCAAACCCAAGGTGGTTCATGGATGACGATACCGGCACTCTGGTGATCAATCTGATTTCTGTAGAATCTACGGTTAAGCAGTACCTGAGCGGTATAGGTGATCTTCAGATGAGTATGTTAAGTCCGCCTGAGACTACAATAAATGACTGTGATCAGACAGCAGACGTTACGATTAAATATGTTCCTGATCCTGACGATGACTACTCTGCCGCGTGGGATAATTTTTTCAGCGGGGATTCAGTTAAATCCGGAGGATTGACTCCATTGGGAACACCCGGAGAGTTTACTCTTCAGAATGTCAATAAAATAGTGATTAAGGAATATAAAATTAAAATTGAAAATATGTGA
- a CDS encoding trimeric intracellular cation channel family protein has protein sequence MPFEYITSNIILNVAGVAVFAITGVLAGSKKGMDIFGVVVVGVITALGGGTLRDIIIDAPVFWLDNVIYVWIAVFAAVVAFFMEDLLWRTHKPLLHLDAVGIAVFNIQAIDKTLLLGYGPTVAVIMGILTGITGGIVRDMLTDRTNLILRPELYATPIFTGGIIYVMLMIYTPDTFALNTVIGTLTVIVIRFAAIRWNLCYPEFLRVAAEKND, from the coding sequence ATGCCTTTTGAGTATATCACATCTAATATTATTCTGAATGTCGCGGGTGTGGCTGTTTTTGCGATAACAGGTGTACTGGCAGGTTCAAAAAAAGGTATGGATATTTTTGGGGTTGTTGTAGTCGGCGTGATAACAGCACTTGGTGGCGGGACACTCAGGGATATAATTATTGATGCGCCGGTATTCTGGCTTGATAATGTTATCTATGTGTGGATTGCAGTTTTTGCAGCAGTTGTGGCATTTTTTATGGAAGATCTCTTATGGAGAACACATAAACCGCTTCTTCATCTTGATGCTGTTGGAATTGCGGTATTCAATATTCAGGCGATAGACAAAACTCTGCTTCTCGGGTACGGCCCTACTGTTGCGGTTATTATGGGCATCTTAACCGGAATTACAGGCGGTATTGTCAGAGATATGCTTACTGACCGGACAAATCTGATTTTAAGACCTGAACTGTATGCAACGCCGATTTTTACCGGGGGTATCATCTATGTAATGCTGATGATATATACCCCGGATACATTTGCATTAAATACAGTTATTGGTACACTGACTGTTATTGTCATCAGATTCGCGGCAATTCGGTGGAATCTCTGTTATCCTGAATTTCTTCGTGTTGCAGCCGAAAAGAATGATTAA
- a CDS encoding DUF134 domain-containing protein — MEDENEFRGRGRGRPRKRRSMDNNSSCEFFEPASPGRGENEFVRILPEELESIRLVDLEGNNQETAASKMGVSRRTLWRDLHEGRKKVADALVNRKLIIISNEDIHKDNYPGRGRCRRRSDECPYYDEEINSGSD, encoded by the coding sequence ATGGAAGATGAAAACGAATTCAGGGGAAGGGGACGGGGCAGGCCCAGAAAAAGACGATCTATGGACAATAACAGTTCATGTGAGTTTTTTGAGCCAGCCTCACCCGGCAGAGGAGAGAATGAATTCGTTAGGATTCTTCCGGAAGAACTGGAATCAATAAGGCTTGTCGATCTCGAAGGGAACAATCAGGAGACTGCCGCATCAAAGATGGGAGTTTCAAGGAGAACGCTCTGGAGAGATCTTCATGAGGGCAGAAAGAAAGTTGCAGATGCCCTTGTAAACAGAAAACTGATAATAATCAGTAATGAAGATATTCATAAGGATAATTATCCGGGCAGAGGCAGATGCAGAAGAAGATCTGACGAATGCCCTTATTACGATGAAGAAATAAATTCAGGAAGTGATTAA
- a CDS encoding AI-2E family transporter, which produces MPGNVSSGDKLTYAIIGIIIIASILAFWDFAGVIIIAGSFTIFLLPAHRYLCRYMRGGFSSAILTTAVAVGIVGAMYVAAIVLYDNLDYLMSLINSILEWFNNELFSGGSVYGEKVNPLPWISDFFQSSLDEMRNYLLGLLVMAPMLAIKIMILFLSIFLFLLFGEKMYTEIEGILPEDSSDTVVIMRNSVVDMLYALFNVHIAVALAVFFVAFPVFYILGYGHIMFYAVLSGILALIPIFGPVVLIAFLILYAVSVSDWYGLLIILAIAWPLLCAIPDWWMRPVLMGKRASINPVLMFIAFFGGIAVMGILGFIMGPVFIALLIGCYRILLHKFGDGNGDGRDVRSDL; this is translated from the coding sequence ATGCCCGGAAATGTAAGCAGTGGTGATAAATTAACATATGCGATAATCGGAATTATCATCATCGCCTCAATCCTGGCATTCTGGGATTTTGCCGGCGTAATTATCATCGCCGGATCATTTACCATATTCCTTCTTCCGGCACACAGGTACCTCTGCCGGTATATGAGAGGCGGTTTCTCATCCGCAATTCTGACCACTGCCGTTGCTGTGGGTATAGTTGGTGCAATGTATGTCGCAGCCATTGTATTGTATGATAATCTGGACTACCTGATGTCACTGATAAATTCTATCCTTGAGTGGTTTAACAATGAACTGTTCTCAGGTGGTTCTGTTTATGGTGAGAAGGTAAATCCACTTCCCTGGATCTCGGATTTTTTCCAGTCTTCACTTGATGAGATGAGGAATTATCTGCTGGGCCTTCTTGTAATGGCACCAATGCTTGCTATAAAAATAATGATACTCTTTCTCTCGATATTTCTCTTTCTGTTATTCGGTGAAAAGATGTACACTGAGATTGAGGGCATTCTGCCTGAGGACAGTTCTGATACAGTTGTAATTATGCGCAATTCCGTTGTGGATATGCTTTATGCACTATTTAATGTTCATATTGCAGTTGCACTGGCTGTATTTTTTGTGGCATTCCCGGTATTTTATATTCTTGGCTATGGGCATATTATGTTTTATGCTGTTCTCTCCGGAATTCTGGCTTTAATTCCGATCTTCGGGCCGGTTGTGCTCATTGCCTTTCTTATTCTGTATGCCGTCTCAGTCTCTGACTGGTACGGCCTGTTAATTATTCTTGCAATTGCATGGCCGCTTTTATGTGCCATTCCTGACTGGTGGATGAGGCCTGTTCTTATGGGCAAAAGAGCGAGTATAAATCCTGTACTGATGTTTATTGCATTCTTTGGAGGTATTGCTGTAATGGGTATTTTAGGATTTATCATGGGGCCTGTCTTCATCGCACTGCTGATAGGCTGCTACAGGATTCTTCTCCATAAATTTGGTGATGGTAACGGTGATGGGCGGGATGTTAGATCTGATCTATGA
- the eif1A gene encoding translation initiation factor eIF-1A, translating into MEFLASYKGNNNPGEAIIRVKLPNKKKDEIFATADLMLGANHIRVRCYDGITRTGRIKGKIKKRVWIREGDVLIVVPWSFQDEKCDIIYRYTRPQVEWLRKNKYI; encoded by the coding sequence TTGGAATTTCTGGCAAGTTATAAAGGGAACAATAATCCGGGCGAAGCAATAATCAGAGTTAAGCTGCCTAATAAGAAGAAAGATGAGATATTTGCTACCGCAGACCTGATGCTCGGTGCAAACCACATACGGGTCAGATGCTATGACGGCATAACAAGGACAGGCAGAATTAAAGGTAAAATCAAGAAGAGAGTCTGGATCAGAGAAGGCGACGTACTGATAGTAGTGCCGTGGTCATTCCAGGACGAAAAGTGTGATATCATCTACAGATATACCAGACCGCAGGTTGAATGGTTAAGGAAAAATAAATATATTTAA
- a CDS encoding ATP-binding protein, whose protein sequence is MKIAVASGKGGTGKSTVSVNLAYSLALREKVVLADCDVEEPNLHLFFDAEETEKEVKVPLPEFDMEKCTLCGDCARFCNYGALIVGKDKLLFLKEMCHSCGGCRILCPADAVSETEVSIGRILTSQPSENLTLITGILNIGEIKAPDVIKDVKKAAEKITGSQITILDSPPGTACSMVETVDSIDFSILVAESTPFGMHDIKLAAEVVKERNIPACIVINRSDGQDEVIEILSEEMNIPILMRIPFEKEIAEIQGNGEILSAHSEKYQKEFLALFDEIQKMAGGEA, encoded by the coding sequence ATGAAGATAGCGGTTGCAAGCGGCAAGGGCGGAACAGGAAAATCCACAGTATCTGTAAACCTTGCATACAGCCTTGCATTAAGAGAGAAAGTGGTTCTTGCAGACTGTGATGTTGAGGAGCCAAATCTTCATCTCTTCTTTGATGCAGAGGAGACTGAAAAAGAGGTTAAAGTGCCTCTGCCTGAATTTGACATGGAAAAATGCACACTCTGCGGAGACTGTGCGAGGTTCTGCAATTATGGTGCACTGATTGTCGGAAAAGATAAACTTCTCTTCTTAAAAGAGATGTGTCATTCATGCGGCGGATGCAGAATACTATGCCCTGCTGATGCAGTAAGCGAAACAGAAGTTTCTATAGGCAGAATTCTCACATCACAGCCCTCAGAAAATCTGACACTGATTACAGGCATACTTAATATCGGCGAGATAAAAGCGCCTGATGTGATTAAGGATGTCAAAAAAGCGGCAGAGAAAATCACCGGTTCACAGATAACCATCCTTGATTCACCACCGGGCACTGCCTGTTCAATGGTTGAAACTGTTGACAGCATTGACTTTTCCATTCTGGTTGCAGAATCAACACCATTTGGAATGCATGACATAAAACTTGCCGCAGAGGTTGTAAAGGAGAGAAACATTCCGGCATGTATAGTCATAAACAGAAGTGACGGACAGGATGAAGTAATTGAAATACTTTCAGAAGAGATGAATATACCCATCCTGATGAGAATTCCGTTTGAAAAAGAGATTGCAGAGATACAGGGCAACGGAGAGATACTCTCTGCACATTCTGAAAAATACCAGAAAGAATTTCTGGCACTGTTTGATGAAATTCAGAAGATGGCAGGGGGTGAAGCATGA
- a CDS encoding aminotransferase-like domain-containing protein translates to MNYQFAARMSKMPESFIERLFSLSSKPGVISFAGGLPSAELLDVEGLKSAAISVFEDDGCEALQYTTTDGYMPLREYIAERYNKRLGLNASPDEIRIVNGSQQCLDLVAKIFTDSGDCIGMERPGYLGAIEAFSLYEPEFSTVGLSDDGIDTVEFEALIRKKNPAFFYGIPNFQNPSGRTYTPETRKEIGEILKGSSTVFYEDDAFGELAFDRKPRIPVKAFAGENGIMSGSFSKIIAPGMRIGWIYAPLEIISQFDSAKQAADLHSNFLCQKIMARYLQDNNLDCHIRKITSVYSARCRLMLDLMDDLFMDRLTHTNPEGGMFMLAGLPAGISSMTLFERALAENVAVLPGVPFYAGSGGLDNIRFNFSNADEEMIKTGLERLDTALRSLGV, encoded by the coding sequence ATGAATTATCAGTTTGCTGCAAGAATGTCAAAGATGCCTGAATCTTTTATAGAGAGATTATTCTCACTCTCATCAAAACCAGGTGTCATCTCTTTCGCGGGCGGCCTTCCATCGGCAGAGCTTTTAGATGTTGAGGGCTTAAAATCGGCAGCAATCTCTGTATTTGAGGATGACGGCTGCGAGGCGCTTCAGTACACAACCACTGACGGATACATGCCGCTTCGTGAGTATATCGCAGAGAGGTACAATAAACGGCTTGGTCTTAATGCCAGTCCTGATGAGATCAGAATTGTCAATGGATCACAGCAGTGCCTTGATCTCGTTGCCAAGATATTCACTGACTCCGGAGACTGCATCGGCATGGAAAGGCCAGGCTATCTTGGTGCAATTGAGGCATTTTCATTGTATGAACCTGAGTTTTCAACAGTCGGCCTCTCTGATGACGGAATTGACACAGTGGAGTTTGAAGCTCTTATCCGGAAGAAAAATCCTGCATTCTTCTATGGAATCCCTAACTTTCAGAACCCTTCAGGAAGAACATATACTCCGGAAACCAGAAAGGAGATCGGAGAAATTCTAAAAGGTTCTTCAACGGTATTTTATGAGGATGATGCCTTTGGGGAACTCGCCTTTGACAGAAAGCCGAGAATCCCTGTTAAGGCATTTGCCGGTGAAAACGGGATTATGAGCGGTTCATTTTCAAAGATTATAGCTCCGGGAATGAGAATTGGCTGGATCTATGCTCCGTTGGAGATAATATCTCAGTTTGACAGTGCAAAGCAGGCAGCAGATCTCCATTCAAACTTTCTCTGCCAGAAGATTATGGCAAGGTACCTTCAGGATAATAACCTTGATTGCCATATCAGAAAGATCACATCAGTATATTCTGCAAGATGCCGTCTAATGCTGGATCTGATGGACGACCTCTTCATGGACCGCCTGACTCATACAAATCCTGAAGGCGGGATGTTCATGCTTGCCGGACTTCCGGCGGGGATTTCATCAATGACATTATTTGAGAGGGCACTTGCAGAAAATGTGGCTGTTCTTCCGGGAGTGCCATTTTATGCCGGTTCCGGCGGACTTGATAATATAAGGTTCAACTTCTCAAATGCAGATGAGGAGATGATAAAAACCGGTCTGGAAAGGCTTGATACTGCACTCCGATCCCTTGGTGTCTGA
- a CDS encoding NifB/NifX family molybdenum-iron cluster-binding protein — translation MKLAIAKQGDAVSEHFGQCEGFVLFEIEDKEIKSEDFVESPEHRPGVIPEFLSSVGVTDVIAGGMGGGAVNIFNSKGINVFTGIAGPIREVAEEFAKGNLESSGSICSHSH, via the coding sequence ATGAAACTTGCTATAGCAAAACAGGGAGACGCTGTATCAGAACATTTCGGACAGTGCGAAGGCTTTGTCCTTTTTGAGATTGAAGACAAAGAGATAAAATCAGAGGATTTTGTTGAAAGTCCGGAACACAGACCGGGTGTTATTCCTGAATTCCTGTCATCAGTCGGTGTAACCGATGTCATCGCCGGAGGCATGGGCGGAGGCGCTGTCAATATCTTTAACAGTAAGGGAATAAATGTGTTCACCGGAATTGCAGGGCCAATCAGAGAAGTTGCTGAAGAGTTTGCAAAAGGCAATCTTGAAAGCTCAGGCAGCATATGCAGCCACAGCCACTAA
- a CDS encoding ATP-binding protein, whose amino-acid sequence MKKIAVISGKGGTGKTIVTGGLADRINAKMIICDADADASNLDLILKPEIIRRIPHAGLKIAEIDQDKCIGCGECYEFCRFDSVIDRKDGTYLIDNLKCEGCGVCGLVCPAECIELNDNICGEVFIANSPYGTVVYSELKAGAGATGLLVHEIKKYALEEVTDETLMLIDGPPGIGCPLQSTMSGTDYALIVTEPSQSGLHDLKRLVQVLEKLPVEIFACINKADLNPGITREIRDYLNESEVPMLGEIPFDKTVIESVRSGIPVTKINSPASDAVKNICINLSEKIL is encoded by the coding sequence ATGAAAAAAATTGCAGTAATAAGCGGCAAGGGCGGAACAGGCAAGACGATTGTAACAGGCGGGCTTGCTGACCGGATCAATGCAAAAATGATAATCTGTGATGCCGATGCTGATGCCTCCAATCTGGATCTGATCTTAAAGCCCGAAATTATCCGGAGAATTCCACATGCAGGCCTTAAAATTGCTGAAATTGATCAGGACAAGTGTATAGGCTGCGGCGAATGCTATGAATTCTGCCGCTTTGATTCTGTAATTGACAGAAAGGACGGAACATATCTCATTGACAACCTGAAATGTGAGGGATGCGGAGTCTGCGGCCTTGTCTGCCCGGCAGAATGTATTGAACTTAATGATAATATCTGCGGTGAGGTATTCATAGCCAATTCCCCGTACGGCACAGTTGTTTATTCCGAACTGAAAGCAGGTGCCGGAGCAACAGGGCTTCTCGTTCATGAGATCAAGAAATACGCCCTTGAAGAGGTCACAGATGAAACGTTAATGCTCATAGACGGCCCGCCCGGAATCGGATGCCCTCTACAGTCCACAATGAGTGGCACTGATTATGCCCTCATTGTAACCGAACCAAGCCAGTCAGGGTTACATGACTTAAAGAGACTTGTTCAGGTTCTGGAAAAACTGCCGGTTGAGATATTCGCCTGCATTAACAAGGCAGATCTCAACCCCGGGATTACCAGGGAGATCAGGGACTACCTCAATGAATCAGAAGTCCCTATGCTTGGCGAAATTCCATTTGACAAAACAGTCATTGAATCTGTCAGAAGTGGAATTCCGGTTACGAAAATTAATTCTCCGGCATCAGACGCAGTAAAAAATATCTGCATAAATTTATCGGAGAAGATTCTCTGA
- a CDS encoding aminotransferase class I/II-fold pyridoxal phosphate-dependent enzyme: MKIDEFRLERFLAEYEFSAPHLLCTSDCQSMTISELLAMTDYSQSELGELHLGYTESGGSPVLREKISELYSDLDPDEVIVFAGAEEAIFVFMNVLLSAGDHVIVQYPAYQSLYQIAEAAGCRVSRWMMNEDDDWKPDIEKLKEMIQEDTKAIVINTPHNPTGYHFSYDEFKEIRDIAAGKEITILSDEVYRGLEYNKKDRLPAIAEIYDRGVSIGVMSKAFGLAGLRIGWLISRDKELLKRIMAFKDYTTICSSAPSEFLSTAALTISEDIFRKNIAIIQENLSYLDSFFERYWGAFSWVKPKAGPIAFPSILSGEGSMDFALEAINNSGVLLLPSEIYDFGSRNFRIGFGRRDMKISLEKFEEFLNSR, encoded by the coding sequence ATGAAAATTGATGAATTCAGGCTTGAGAGGTTTCTGGCAGAATATGAATTCAGTGCACCACATCTCTTATGCACCTCAGACTGCCAGTCAATGACAATCAGTGAACTTCTTGCAATGACTGATTATTCACAATCTGAGCTTGGAGAACTACACCTTGGATATACGGAGTCCGGAGGATCACCTGTGCTGCGTGAAAAGATCTCTGAATTATACTCTGACCTCGATCCTGACGAGGTTATCGTATTTGCAGGTGCTGAAGAGGCAATATTTGTCTTCATGAACGTACTTCTGAGTGCCGGCGATCACGTAATTGTTCAGTACCCGGCATACCAGTCACTATATCAGATAGCAGAGGCAGCAGGATGCAGAGTAAGCAGATGGATGATGAATGAAGATGATGACTGGAAACCCGACATTGAAAAATTAAAAGAGATGATTCAGGAAGATACAAAGGCCATAGTAATAAACACACCCCACAACCCAACCGGTTATCATTTTTCATACGATGAATTTAAAGAGATCAGGGATATTGCAGCCGGAAAAGAAATAACCATACTGTCAGATGAGGTTTACAGGGGGCTTGAATATAACAAAAAAGACAGATTACCTGCAATAGCAGAAATTTATGACAGAGGAGTCTCAATCGGAGTTATGTCAAAGGCTTTCGGTCTGGCGGGGCTTAGAATAGGATGGCTGATATCCAGAGATAAAGAACTATTAAAGCGAATAATGGCCTTTAAGGATTACACAACAATATGCTCATCAGCACCCAGCGAATTTCTCTCCACCGCAGCCCTGACTATATCGGAGGATATTTTCCGGAAAAACATTGCAATAATACAGGAAAACCTCTCATATCTGGACAGCTTTTTTGAGAGATACTGGGGTGCATTCTCATGGGTAAAGCCAAAAGCCGGACCAATTGCTTTTCCATCCATCCTTTCCGGAGAAGGGAGTATGGACTTTGCATTAGAAGCGATAAATAATTCCGGAGTTCTTCTGCTTCCTTCAGAGATCTATGATTTTGGGAGCCGGAATTTCAGGATCGGATTTGGAAGAAGAGACATGAAGATATCGCTTGAGAAGTTTGAGGAGTTTCTGAACAGCAGATAA
- the tnpB gene encoding IS200/IS605 family element RNA-guided endonuclease TnpB: MPIIICMLIAYKFRMYPNKSQIDIIEKHFGACRFVYNFALEKKILHYETEGKSLSRFELNNMLPELKQKNEWLKEVNSQSLQGATLHLDNAFTKFFREKKGFPNFKSRKNPVQSFSVPQHYSVDFDRNFVKLPKIGSVKTIFHRQFSGDLKTATISRNSSGKYFISILVDDGTEYPAPETFDASTTIGLDVGIKDFVVTSDGRKYDNPKFLKNSEARLKVLQKRLSRKKKGSSNFRKAKLQLAKQHEIVSNQRNDFQHKISFQFISENQAVAVETLKIENLLKNHKLSKSISDAGWSGFFDKLKYKAKRYGKTILQIGQFEPSSKICSNCGYYNSDMTLSVRDWVCSDCGMHHDRDINAAINIKKFALDKQNLIGI; this comes from the coding sequence ATGCCAATTATTATTTGCATGTTAATTGCGTACAAATTTAGAATGTACCCAAATAAATCTCAAATTGACATAATTGAGAAACATTTTGGTGCTTGTAGATTTGTATATAATTTTGCCCTTGAAAAGAAGATTTTACACTATGAAACTGAAGGTAAATCTCTGTCAAGATTTGAGCTGAACAATATGCTTCCGGAACTAAAACAAAAGAATGAATGGCTAAAGGAAGTCAATTCACAGTCTCTTCAGGGAGCTACATTACATCTTGATAATGCATTTACTAAGTTTTTCAGAGAAAAGAAAGGATTTCCAAACTTTAAATCCAGGAAAAATCCAGTTCAGTCCTTTTCAGTTCCTCAGCATTATTCTGTTGATTTTGACCGGAATTTTGTTAAGTTGCCCAAAATTGGGTCTGTTAAAACGATATTTCACAGACAGTTTAGCGGTGATTTAAAGACTGCAACTATCTCCCGTAACAGTTCAGGTAAATATTTCATAAGTATTCTTGTTGATGACGGTACAGAGTATCCAGCACCTGAAACCTTTGACGCAAGTACTACAATTGGTCTTGATGTAGGTATAAAGGACTTTGTTGTTACATCGGATGGTAGAAAATACGACAATCCTAAATTTCTGAAAAACTCAGAAGCGCGGTTAAAAGTTCTTCAGAAGAGATTAAGCCGGAAAAAGAAAGGTTCTTCAAATTTCAGAAAAGCAAAATTACAGTTAGCAAAACAACATGAGATAGTAAGTAATCAGCGTAATGATTTTCAGCATAAAATTTCTTTTCAATTCATTAGCGAGAACCAAGCAGTTGCTGTTGAAACATTAAAGATTGAAAATTTACTTAAAAATCATAAGTTATCAAAAAGTATTTCTGATGCCGGATGGTCAGGTTTCTTTGACAAACTGAAGTATAAGGCAAAGCGGTATGGTAAGACTATATTGCAGATAGGACAGTTTGAACCATCTTCAAAAATTTGTAGCAATTGTGGCTATTATAATTCTGATATGACTTTGTCGGTAAGGGACTGGGTTTGTTCGGACTGTGGGATGCATCACGATCGGGATATTAATGCCGCGATAAATATTAAGAAATTTGCTCTTGATAAACAGAATCTAATTGGAATATAA
- a CDS encoding NifB/NifX family molybdenum-iron cluster-binding protein, whose product MKVAVTSKGENKDSVFEGRFGRTPYFLIFDTESDECKAVKNPYSQEASGVGPRAAQLLVDNSVNKVITGNVGGNAASALQMAGIEVVLDRNGGSAEEVYNKNKA is encoded by the coding sequence ATGAAAGTAGCAGTAACATCCAAAGGGGAAAATAAAGATTCGGTTTTTGAAGGAAGATTTGGAAGAACACCATATTTCCTCATATTTGACACTGAATCAGATGAATGTAAGGCAGTTAAAAATCCATACTCTCAGGAGGCATCAGGTGTCGGCCCAAGAGCTGCACAGCTTCTTGTTGATAACAGTGTAAATAAGGTCATCACCGGAAATGTCGGTGGAAATGCTGCATCTGCACTTCAGATGGCAGGAATTGAAGTTGTTCTCGACCGTAACGGCGGCAGTGCCGAAGAAGTGTATAACAAAAATAAGGCCTGA
- a CDS encoding MFS transporter permease — protein sequence MDWLGAISVLLGIMLIILGVGMTFSIDIIETVVEKFLGVIAIIFGVVLLSGGYMIVKQE from the coding sequence ATGGATTGGCTTGGTGCAATTTCGGTTCTGCTTGGAATAATGCTTATTATTCTTGGTGTTGGTATGACTTTCTCAATTGATATTATTGAAACTGTTGTTGAAAAATTTCTTGGGGTAATAGCAATAATATTTGGTGTTGTTCTGCTCTCCGGTGGATATATGATTGTTAAACAGGAATGA
- a CDS encoding magnesium transporter CorA family protein yields the protein MIEIIKTRKSEVTVKQEKITDIEEDCWIHLTGPSSDEISFVAGHTGVPEEYLYAALDEEERSRLEFEDEITLIVIDIPEETSETTPYEYSTLPLGIMVAGKYMITVCLRKNPLITGYLNDEYLKYSTFKRTRFLFLILYKNSLMYLRYLRILDRKSGAIEINLQKSMRNRELIQLLNIEKSLVFFSTSLKGNEGVLEKILKFRPLKMYEDDTDLLEDVIIENKQAIEMANIYSSILSGMMDAFASVINNNMNQVMKLLASVTIVIAIPNIIASLFGMNVPLPMSDNSAAFPLLMLLSFILSSVLVIVMWRKNFL from the coding sequence ATGATTGAAATTATTAAAACCAGAAAGTCGGAAGTGACAGTAAAACAGGAGAAGATAACAGACATTGAGGAAGACTGCTGGATTCACCTTACCGGCCCTTCTTCAGATGAGATCTCCTTCGTTGCAGGGCATACCGGTGTCCCTGAAGAATATCTGTACGCGGCACTTGATGAGGAGGAGAGAAGCCGCCTCGAATTTGAAGATGAGATAACCCTTATTGTCATTGATATTCCGGAGGAGACTTCTGAGACTACTCCGTATGAATACAGTACACTGCCTCTTGGGATAATGGTCGCCGGAAAGTATATGATTACAGTATGCCTGAGGAAAAATCCTCTGATTACAGGATATTTAAACGATGAATATCTGAAATACAGCACATTTAAACGGACAAGATTTCTCTTCCTGATTCTGTATAAAAACTCCCTGATGTACTTACGTTACCTGAGAATTCTGGATCGTAAATCCGGAGCAATTGAGATTAATCTTCAGAAGTCAATGAGGAACAGAGAACTGATTCAGCTCTTAAATATTGAAAAGAGCCTTGTATTCTTCTCCACGTCACTGAAGGGAAATGAGGGGGTACTTGAAAAAATCCTGAAATTCAGGCCGCTTAAGATGTATGAGGATGATACTGATCTCCTCGAGGATGTTATTATTGAGAATAAACAGGCCATTGAGATGGCAAATATCTATTCCAGCATTCTCTCCGGAATGATGGATGCGTTTGCGTCTGTCATTAACAATAATATGAATCAGGTTATGAAACTGCTTGCATCTGTCACAATTGTTATTGCAATTCCAAATATTATTGCAAGTCTCTTCGGGATGAATGTTCCTCTGCCGATGTCTGATAATTCTGCGGCCTTTCCCCTGCTGATGCTTCTCTCATTTATTCTCTCTTCTGTTCTTGTAATAGTCATGTGGAGAAAGAATTTTCTGTGA